A stretch of DNA from Plasmodium berghei ANKA genome assembly, chromosome: 11:
aatatccaCCCTAAtgcaataattttttttttagtatttcctctaaaatgaaatatatcatttaaagacaaaaataatatatctatCCTTTTTGATGCTGATATTagcataaaatttaaataaataaatgcaaatattatactcaaaaataaagtgaatttgttataataattatgggCTACTGGTACAaggatataataaaaatttctttttattaacttaagtaaaaaataataattattttcaatattttttaaattcttCCCAATTATTACtgaaaatgttataaatattaatatatcaaatagGAAACAACACATTACAATCAGGTATGTGCagtatattatattgatTCCGAGTCTAAAAAAGAATGGCAAGCGATGTCATgtcgtttttttattttttattttttttttattttttcattttattattttttttttggctACCTGAGTCCCTTGGatgtgtaaaaataaatcccAGAATGAAAAGACATATTAACAATACAATGCATCATACATGAAATCCAAACTTCATGATTTGACAAAatattgaatatttttgaaatgtTTAAATCTACTGACAATAACTCAATAAGGGAGAAATCAcgtaaagaaataatatcaattgtaaaaataaaaattattaaaaatgcaaataattttattaatttattggatgatttatattttgaaaaactGTTgtataagaataaaaaaagaaatgaatataatacaataCTTCCTCCAAAATTTTTTGTCTTTGGTTCTGTGTATTTTCTTAGTAAGGTATCATACATTTTCATACTctacaaaatgaaaacaataatatatcatacATCCctattgatatatatattcctatttttttttttttttttttgaaatagcctttttttctatacattatacaaataactaagaaataaaaaatggataaataatttgaaaaaaagtatattataCACTTACCAACTTCATTGTGTTTATTTCACATTTTCCATCAGCGATATTATAAGAACATATATTTCTAGAAATGTtgcaaatatttttatttccattaaattttgagcatattttattattaagaTTTTTGTATACCCATGGATTTTTTTCAAGAAAATagtaagaaaaataatgcaAATGTAAACATATAGAATCTatgcattttattatagacaatatatatgatataattaatGAAATAGCTATTGGCAAATGACAAGTATTTATAGaattgaaaaaagaaatacaACCATCTAATACAAATCTCCCTCCATTTATTTcttgtaataaaaatggagcagaaaaaaaaacataagtaataaataatggaaatataatagcaattgttttatattttataaataaatataaagatgAACTTAATGTTGTTATAGAATATACTACacaatataatacaaatgtATTTACATCATAATTATGAAATTCgtttacttttttatatatccatggtaacatatataaattacaatattttaaatatttcatattttcaaaGACACTTGCCATTTcaattatatcattatatgaTATACCAATAGATACAagataatacaaaaaattatcacaatcgtatttttttttttggtttttttcatttattttgcaGATTTTGTTGCCTTTTGTTTCTTCgccatttttataattttgttcagaaaaataaattgaatAATCACataaatcatataaatttgtatacccctcatattttatattataactttttaacaattttaacaattttaatctctctttttcttttgcgtcttttatttcaatacatttgttatattcatttagtTTTAACTTTTCCACTCTatcttgtttttttttgtgaaatAATTCTGAATGTTCATAAgcttttaaaaatagtatagATCGAATTTTTCGTATATCACTATTATTATGCctaattaaatttattatattttcctttgTAATTATTCCcaaacttttatttttatttttttttactattgaactttttgtttttcctATACTTCGAAATCCTAATGTATGTTTGTTTCGAAACATTTtagaataattattattatactgAGATATTTTATGCAggtacttttttttattttttatcattttatcatcttttaattttgaagatattatttctttatttgtcgtttccatttttttttcaaacttacaaaatttatcattcatctactttatttatttttactgacaaaatatatacttgTCTGTACATGGACAAATCTCgatatacaatattattatatgatcAAGTACACATTTCACCAAAACGAAATTAAATCtttctacattttttagaaaattaaacaaatatattatgacaATTTAGtagttatattttattttccccattaaaaatgtatcaTTTGTTTATTCTCATAAAACAGGTCATgcacataaatatatttttttttttttacagcTAACTAAACCTTTCTTTGCATTATTTCAttcacatatatttataaattatttgtgtataacaaaaaagaataatataaatagaaGAGCATACTGCCAActatacaatatattttatggtATTATCCAGAATAATAGggactatatatatacatgtttATTTGTAGAGTTGtggatatatatgataCATTTGCTTATCCAGGCAAgtgcataatatattttattctcGTATATTACACAAACATATTTgtatctatattatttattataatttttaaatgaacaaatatgaatataagtttacaaaaatgtttacatatactttatttttgtagACAAGTTTATGATCaatgtgcatatattttgattttcttataatccaataataatagaatcctcatatatataaattcaaaaaaaataaataataaaataaatattttttgtgaaaaaaCATCACTTAAGTTGTTTTTCTATCAGCATATTGTTCATGCATgcctatatatttatataataatatttgatcgttttttttttatttttctatgAAATTGGGAATATCTTTACAATTTagacatatttatatattgcGTAGTATGCGCATAAGAGTTTGTGTGTGCAAAATTAAGTTTTAAATTcgaaaaaaaggaaaataaaatgaaacaatatatatatacatacttaaaaaaaatacatattttttaataaccAGTCTTTTATCAgtctattttttattattgagAAAAAATTGTGTAACTATAAGCTTCGTTTAATACTTCGAAAAATATCTACTTGATTACATATATGCCAATTGCTtctcattatatatatatttaatttttttttttgtatttaataaaatgtgcagtcatgaatatatttatttttagaataatatttatatttgttaatttttttattaatttggatatatatttagaaatattaaatgttTTAGTTTTCTAAATGTTACTAgctattatattattcattttttattgacTATTTAATATGCActctctatatatatataatatatataccgccttaaaacaaaaataaatcctATTCACATAGAAAAACATATAGAGGGATAGGTGCATATATggatgttttttttgttttggtTTTTTATTACTGAGTTGTATAATATCTATAACAACAAAAagtataaattataattattatgatatgATTATAtctttcaattttattatcatatataatatttatacattgttatatatttataaaaaaatgcaatgatatttatatatatcgaaatatgatataatatatatgattatgCTATGATGTGtgtaaattatatttattaattttttttattatttttttttattacttttttttctatacaaaaaaactattaaaattattcaacgaatgtttttttttttaagaaataCATAgctataattaaatttgaaacaaatttttactaaagcattttattattctaactgtatatatacatgtgtgtatttatattagtaAAATTTCCTGACCTGTCTTtaattgatttttttttatacctATATAGATcaagttataaaaaataagagatcaattttttttttttttacatttattatttcaataTATTACTTATGGCACATTTTGCGATACAActattgcatatatatactcagggcaattaaaaaaatattacaataaCAAGTTAACTTTAGACATATCAGATTATAAAGAGTTGGAAAATgaggtatatatatatttttttttcttaacgctgtttatcattttaatgaatatacaataaggtaaacaaaatgttatatgcacatatatataataatatactcaatagatatatatatacagaGCATATTCctaaatttttcatatgataatattttaattatgataggaaaatatattaatatttttattcaccataaaataaataataatagaaaaaaatagaatttcataaaatatataattttataatgatataatcatatcaaatattatacttttCTTTCAATAGTCAATTCTTCAAAATAGCTAACTGTAAAAACAACATAATTTGTATGTACATTTAGATtggtaaataaaatattatccttattaatatatagaaatataaaattgcaCACACATATGTCTATATAAGTTTAAACAAAAGAACGGGTAAACGATTTTACAtccattatttattttattattttttttcacactTAAAGAAATATGGATACCGAACCAAGTTCGAGTCTAAGTGGCAAAAATCCAAGCCTATTAAATGTATTTACTGAAAAATCAGATTTAGGAATCCAGAAAAATGCTGAAATTGAAAATCTAAATGAGCAAATTTTAAGTGATAATACGAACgaaaatttaaagaatAATTCAAATGATACAGATTGTGAAAacgaaaatataaaaaaaaaaaaagctgGAACAACCttgaataaaatagaaGAAAATTCCAATCccacaaaaaatgaaaagtaaaaaaataaataaaatatataattt
This window harbors:
- a CDS encoding amino acid transporter, putative, yielding METTNKEIISSKLKDDKMIKNKKKYLHKISQYNNNYSKMFRNKHTLGFRSIGKTKSSIVKKNKNKSLGIITKENIINLIRHNNSDIRKIRSILFLKAYEHSELFHKKKQDRVEKLKLNEYNKCIEIKDAKEKERLKLLKLLKSYNIKYEGYTNLYDLCDYSIYFSEQNYKNGEETKGNKICKINEKNQKKKYDCDNFLYYLVSIGISYNDIIEMASVFENMKYLKYCNLYMLPWIYKKVNEFHNYDVNTFVLYCVVYSITTLSSSLYLFIKYKTIAIIFPLFITYVFFSAPFLLQEINGGRFVLDGCISFFNSINTCHLPIAISLIISYILSIIKCIDSICLHLHYFSYYFLEKNPWVYKNLNNKICSKFNGNKNICNISRNICSYNIADGKCEINTMKLSMKMYDTLLRKYTEPKTKNFGGSIVLYSFLFLFLYNSFSKYKSSNKLIKLFAFLIIFIFTIDIISLRDFSLIELLSVDLNISKIFNILSNHEVWISCMMHCIVNMSFHSGIYFYTSKGLRLGINIIYCTYLIVMCCFLFDILIFITFSVIIGKNLKNIENNYYFLLKLIKRNFYYILVPVAHNYYNKFTLFLSIIFAFIYLNFMLISASKRIDILFLSLNDIFHFRGNTKKKIIALGWIFIFCLYYIYKSININYLDICITQLSHIIILLILFYINFNFFWIRGINKTTKKIGLFPLALNMILIFLNEFIFMYFEILLKLQNRVLLYFIRQFINIFIIPLFSILIYSTLQWISYRNSNSTLFGLKEIAKINLLIIGNIDKSKHIQIEFNKNSKYMNWYNIYLIIFFRYFAMDLIFMCFLHLWNEFLIKNEAFFNLKNIIWGIDPYFFFFLLYVIYVYICYLHVPLLILIKKKNIFKVNNFNILDYHIPFDKIKRNKKNSFYGEFSLRG